In Acinetobacter piscicola, a single window of DNA contains:
- a CDS encoding LysE/ArgO family amino acid transporter has product MQSFIHGFAIGMSLIVAIGAQNAFVLKQGLKRQYVFWVCLLCATSDAILIALGVTGFAQVIQSYPQILSITKYFGAAFLFIYGAQHFYAAVTQNQSLSASDTQAENVWKILAICAALTWLNPHVYLDTVILLGSISTQYAATKMYFAFGAMTASFIFFFVLGFGARFLQPIFQRPQAWKILDMMIALMMWAMAFNLLFN; this is encoded by the coding sequence ATGCAATCATTTATTCATGGATTTGCGATTGGTATGAGTCTGATCGTGGCCATTGGGGCACAAAATGCCTTTGTTCTCAAACAAGGTTTAAAAAGACAATATGTATTTTGGGTATGTTTACTTTGTGCTACTTCTGATGCAATTTTAATTGCGCTAGGGGTAACAGGTTTTGCCCAAGTCATTCAAAGTTATCCGCAAATTTTGAGCATCACAAAATATTTTGGTGCTGCTTTTTTATTTATTTATGGTGCACAACATTTTTATGCTGCTGTAACGCAAAATCAAAGCTTATCTGCAAGTGATACTCAAGCAGAAAATGTGTGGAAGATTTTAGCCATTTGTGCTGCATTAACATGGTTAAATCCGCATGTTTATTTAGATACAGTGATTTTGTTGGGTTCAATTTCTACACAGTATGCAGCAACCAAAATGTATTTTGCTTTCGGTGCAATGACGGCTTCATTTATATTTTTCTTTGTCTTAGGATTTGGTGCAAGATTTTTGCAACCGATTTTTCAAAGGCCTCAAGCATGGAAAATTTTGGATATGATGATTGCTTTGATGATGTGGGCGATGGCTTTTAATTTGCTATTCAATTGA
- the fabR gene encoding HTH-type transcriptional repressor FabR: MKQSSALSENSISVQDTDSALEKVSVRSVGRKATITKEELFQAALNLISPQKSISSLSLREVAREAGIAPNSFYRHFKDIDELAIELIDRAGGVLRQILHQARLQATKNGSIIRSSVEVFIEQLDADEGNLSLLLREGYTGSIQYKHAVDQQLAFFQQELQEDLIRLEKLNRHKLIHPELVAKAITQLVFNMGAKVLDLPNHERKEVAEQTMIMIRMLLEGARHMNEATIP, translated from the coding sequence ATGAAGCAAAGCTCTGCACTCTCTGAAAATTCTATTTCCGTTCAAGACACAGATTCTGCTCTTGAAAAAGTATCTGTGCGTTCAGTAGGCAGAAAAGCAACCATTACTAAAGAAGAGCTTTTTCAAGCTGCATTAAATTTAATTAGCCCACAAAAAAGTATTTCTTCTTTAAGTTTAAGAGAAGTTGCACGTGAAGCAGGCATTGCACCCAATAGTTTTTATCGACACTTTAAAGATATTGATGAACTTGCAATTGAGTTAATTGACCGTGCAGGCGGTGTCTTACGTCAAATTTTGCATCAAGCACGTTTACAAGCAACCAAAAATGGCAGCATTATTCGAAGTTCTGTTGAAGTATTTATTGAACAACTAGATGCTGACGAAGGAAATTTAAGTCTATTATTACGTGAAGGTTATACAGGTTCAATCCAATATAAACATGCGGTAGATCAACAATTGGCTTTTTTTCAACAAGAGTTACAAGAAGATTTAATTCGCTTAGAAAAACTAAATCGGCATAAACTCATTCATCCTGAGCTTGTCGCTAAAGCCATTACACAATTGGTCTTTAACATGGGAGCAAAAGTATTGGATCTGCCAAATCATGAACGTAAAGAAGTGGCTGAACAAACCATGATTATGATTCGTATGCTGCTAGAAGGTGCGCGTCATATGAATGAAGCAACTATTCCTTAA
- a CDS encoding ferredoxin reductase, translating to MHAIEKQKSPINSIFEVVLGIHASNFWLQKINPLWSIQQALGKIVQKEQTAVDMVSLTIQVNRNFKHGQAGQHHPITIEINGRRYERTYSLTQLDKQHVVLTVKKVEKGIVSQWLNEQAKVGDILEFGQPYGEMQLPNTTQPLVLLAAGSGITPMYSLVKDLLQNKKNKEQTVHLLYWVKKHADVAFKQQFEQWAVQYPNFKFDVFYTQDTPKDARLNVEYLHLVKDLTQSTVYACGPSGFVRTGESLFQSAHDFKSEAFSLTPIISDETGFVNVTLTQSNKVLAIPKGQSILVSLEQQNIKPQHGCRMGICNKCACNKAQGATKNMVNGQENSEPNNLLRICVNTAQTDLVIDI from the coding sequence ATGCATGCTATTGAAAAGCAAAAATCTCCTATAAATTCAATATTTGAAGTTGTATTGGGCATTCATGCAAGCAACTTCTGGCTACAAAAAATTAATCCTTTATGGTCAATTCAACAAGCACTTGGAAAAATTGTCCAAAAAGAACAAACCGCTGTTGATATGGTGAGTTTGACCATTCAAGTAAATCGTAATTTTAAACATGGGCAAGCAGGGCAACATCATCCCATCACGATTGAAATCAATGGTCGTCGCTATGAGCGTACTTACAGTTTGACTCAACTTGATAAACAACATGTTGTATTAACAGTAAAAAAAGTTGAAAAAGGTATCGTTAGTCAGTGGTTGAATGAACAAGCAAAAGTCGGAGATATTCTTGAGTTTGGTCAGCCTTATGGTGAAATGCAACTGCCAAACACAACCCAGCCACTTGTATTATTGGCTGCGGGAAGCGGCATTACACCAATGTATAGCTTGGTGAAAGATTTGCTTCAAAACAAAAAAAATAAAGAGCAAACCGTACATCTGCTGTATTGGGTAAAAAAACATGCCGATGTTGCATTTAAACAGCAGTTTGAACAATGGGCAGTACAATATCCAAACTTTAAATTTGATGTTTTTTATACACAAGATACGCCTAAAGATGCACGTTTAAATGTTGAATATTTACATTTGGTGAAAGACCTTACACAAAGTACAGTTTATGCTTGTGGTCCATCAGGTTTTGTCCGCACTGGGGAAAGTTTATTTCAGTCTGCACATGATTTTAAAAGTGAAGCCTTTAGCCTTACGCCGATCATTTCTGATGAAACAGGCTTTGTAAATGTGACTTTAACTCAGTCGAATAAGGTGCTGGCGATTCCAAAAGGTCAGTCTATTTTGGTGAGTTTAGAACAACAAAACATTAAACCACAGCATGGCTGCCGTATGGGAATTTGCAATAAGTGTGCATGTAATAAAGCCCAAGGTGCAACCAAAAATATGGTCAATGGTCAAGAAAACTCTGAACCTAACAATTTACTTAGAATTTGTGTAAATACTGCACAAACTGATTTAGTTATCGACATTTAA
- a CDS encoding fatty acid desaturase family protein, with product MNMPVKIQYFTNPKNRELTQFELDELARELDAIKQEVLDDIGEKDAKYIKKVYAAIRYSSILGRACLFAGWFPPAWLLGTGLLGFAKIMENMELGHNVMHGQYDWMNDPRFKGTDYEWDIVGTSDNWRQTHNYKHHTYTNIKGMDDDIGYGLLRLFPEQRWKPGYLLQPLYSIPFCLLFQWGVAIQNLEIGKVFYKRKTWAQFKEEWKPTQKKIGKQFFKDYVFFPLIAGPAALPVFTGNLVANGIRNVWTFSIIFCGHFTKDVEVFPKTVLQNESRGHWYMRQIRGSSNLTGSEAFHILTGHLSHQIEHHLFPEIPARRYRKMAPKVQAVCEKYGLNYNNASLFKQYGQVLGRIVKYAFPFKK from the coding sequence ATGAATATGCCAGTTAAAATTCAATATTTTACCAATCCTAAAAACCGTGAGTTAACTCAGTTTGAGTTAGATGAACTTGCCCGTGAACTTGATGCAATTAAGCAAGAAGTTCTTGATGATATTGGCGAAAAAGATGCGAAATACATTAAAAAGGTTTATGCAGCGATTCGCTATAGCAGTATTTTAGGGCGCGCTTGTCTTTTTGCAGGTTGGTTCCCACCAGCATGGTTGCTAGGCACAGGTTTACTTGGTTTTGCCAAAATCATGGAAAACATGGAGCTGGGTCATAATGTCATGCATGGGCAATATGATTGGATGAATGATCCACGTTTTAAGGGTACTGATTACGAGTGGGATATTGTCGGTACTTCTGATAATTGGCGTCAAACCCATAACTACAAGCACCATACCTATACCAATATTAAAGGCATGGATGACGATATTGGTTATGGTTTATTGCGTCTTTTCCCTGAACAGCGTTGGAAACCAGGCTATTTATTACAGCCTTTATACAGCATTCCATTTTGTTTGTTATTCCAATGGGGTGTTGCAATCCAAAATCTTGAAATTGGTAAAGTTTTTTATAAGCGTAAAACTTGGGCACAATTTAAAGAAGAATGGAAACCGACGCAGAAAAAAATAGGTAAGCAATTTTTTAAAGATTATGTATTTTTTCCTTTAATTGCAGGACCTGCGGCGTTGCCTGTGTTCACGGGCAATTTAGTTGCAAATGGCATTCGTAACGTTTGGACATTTAGTATTATCTTTTGTGGTCATTTCACTAAAGATGTAGAAGTTTTTCCTAAAACAGTATTACAAAATGAAAGCCGTGGACATTGGTATATGCGTCAAATTCGTGGTTCTTCGAACTTAACGGGTTCAGAAGCATTCCATATTCTGACGGGTCATTTAAGCCATCAAATTGAGCATCATTTATTTCCTGAAATTCCTGCACGTCGTTATCGTAAAATGGCACCGAAAGTACAGGCTGTATGTGAAAAATATGGTTTGAACTATAACAATGCAAGCTTATTCAAACAGTATGGTCAGGTACTTGGACGTATTGTCAAATATGCTTTTCCATTTAAAAAATAA
- a CDS encoding sulfite exporter TauE/SafE family protein has product MEYQTLLMGLGFFAFCGGLIDAAVGGGGLVQLPALMHALPKHSLATVFGTNKMIAMAGTLSSALAYFKKVTINWKLILPTMVAAFIFSFFGAISVSLIPKELMRYIVFFLLIAIAIYTFAKKDLGQVHTVLQAGKREIALGILFGACIGFYDGIFGPGTGSFLLFLFVKVFAFDFLNASASAKLVNVATNAAAMFFFIPTGHVIWLAAVVLAVCNILGAITGTALAMKYGSGFIRIFFLILLVFLIGRMGYDLFSLSLF; this is encoded by the coding sequence ATGGAATATCAAACCCTTTTAATGGGTCTCGGCTTTTTCGCATTCTGTGGTGGGCTGATTGATGCAGCAGTAGGTGGTGGTGGTTTAGTCCAATTACCTGCCCTCATGCATGCTTTGCCAAAACACAGTTTAGCCACTGTTTTCGGTACCAATAAAATGATTGCAATGGCAGGTACATTGTCTTCTGCACTTGCTTACTTTAAGAAAGTAACTATCAATTGGAAGTTAATCTTACCGACCATGGTTGCTGCATTTATATTTTCTTTCTTTGGAGCAATATCAGTTTCGCTCATTCCCAAAGAACTCATGCGTTATATCGTGTTCTTTTTGCTGATTGCAATTGCCATTTATACATTTGCCAAAAAAGATCTTGGGCAAGTTCATACCGTTTTACAAGCAGGGAAAAGGGAAATTGCGCTCGGCATTTTGTTTGGTGCATGTATTGGTTTTTATGATGGTATTTTTGGTCCCGGAACAGGCAGTTTTTTATTATTCTTATTTGTCAAAGTCTTTGCTTTTGACTTTTTAAATGCCTCTGCTTCGGCAAAACTCGTCAATGTTGCCACCAATGCAGCCGCAATGTTTTTCTTTATTCCAACAGGTCATGTGATTTGGCTCGCAGCCGTTGTCCTTGCTGTATGTAATATTTTGGGAGCTATTACAGGTACGGCGTTGGCAATGAAATATGGCAGTGGTTTCATTCGTATTTTCTTTTTGATTTTATTGGTCTTTTTAATTGGGCGAATGGGTTATGATCTATTCTCTTTGTCTTTATTTTAA
- a CDS encoding phosphatase PAP2 family protein — MSIENLNFAIFNLLNAPEHASSFMVHYAIFIANDLLYLMIVVFAILWFRGDEQVKKQILKAFIFTCVTLSMSQLISHFFYSPRPFVMEVGQTLIQHQPTGSFPSNHMTIFSSIAFAYYFSSQRELGKLLILVAWLVAWSRIYVGVHFPLDMIGAFLLALLVNFSGLMLWHKYKDLILNLVLSIYYRIFRPFIDKGYIK; from the coding sequence ATGTCGATTGAAAATTTAAATTTTGCTATATTTAATCTTTTAAATGCGCCCGAACATGCATCATCCTTTATGGTGCACTATGCGATTTTCATTGCTAATGATTTATTGTATTTAATGATTGTTGTATTTGCCATCCTGTGGTTTCGTGGCGATGAACAAGTCAAAAAACAAATTTTAAAAGCATTCATTTTTACTTGTGTGACGCTGTCAATGAGTCAGTTAATTTCACATTTTTTTTATTCTCCACGACCTTTTGTCATGGAAGTCGGTCAAACCCTCATTCAACATCAACCGACAGGTTCATTTCCAAGTAATCACATGACGATTTTTAGTAGTATCGCCTTTGCTTACTATTTTTCATCACAACGTGAATTGGGTAAATTGCTGATTTTGGTCGCGTGGTTAGTGGCATGGTCTCGTATTTATGTGGGTGTGCATTTTCCACTCGATATGATTGGTGCTTTTTTGTTGGCATTATTGGTCAATTTTTCTGGACTCATGTTATGGCACAAATATAAAGACTTGATTTTAAATCTGGTCTTATCAATTTATTATCGTATTTTTAGACCTTTCATTGATAAAGGGTATATAAAATAA
- a CDS encoding SIMPL domain-containing protein (The SIMPL domain is named for its presence in mouse protein SIMPL (signalling molecule that associates with mouse pelle-like kinase). Bacterial member BP26, from Brucella, was shown to assemble into a channel-like structure, while YggE from E. coli has been associated with resistance to oxidative stress.), with translation MRYLALTTLLLGTTLSTLTMAAENDALNYNVVNVQADATRQVSNDEMHAVLFIEKTNKQPAELSAQITQLMNQAMSIAKKYPQVKVETGSQTTYPVYDNDNQKLKEWRGRAEVQIESKDFKAASQLISELQQSFQTQSINFTVSDEQRKKVENELMVEASKNFQQRAQILTQAWNKSAYNLVSLNINTNNSYPQPLYAARASMAKFEAADAGGQNMASGESKITVNANGSIQFK, from the coding sequence ATGCGTTATTTAGCTTTAACCACTTTACTTTTAGGAACAACACTGAGTACCCTAACTATGGCAGCAGAAAATGACGCATTGAACTATAATGTTGTCAATGTACAAGCAGATGCAACGCGTCAAGTCTCTAATGATGAGATGCATGCTGTCTTATTTATTGAAAAAACCAACAAACAACCTGCTGAATTGTCTGCTCAAATCACACAGCTCATGAACCAAGCCATGAGCATTGCCAAAAAATATCCACAAGTTAAAGTTGAAACAGGCTCTCAAACCACTTACCCAGTCTATGACAATGACAACCAAAAATTAAAAGAATGGCGTGGTCGTGCCGAAGTTCAAATTGAAAGCAAAGACTTTAAAGCCGCGAGCCAGTTGATCAGTGAGTTACAACAAAGCTTCCAAACTCAATCAATTAATTTTACAGTATCTGATGAGCAACGAAAAAAAGTTGAAAATGAACTCATGGTTGAAGCCTCCAAAAACTTTCAGCAACGTGCACAAATTTTGACACAGGCATGGAATAAATCGGCATATAACTTGGTGAGCTTAAATATCAACACCAATAATTCTTATCCTCAGCCGCTCTATGCAGCGCGCGCTAGCATGGCAAAATTTGAAGCAGCCGATGCAGGTGGGCAAAACATGGCTTCTGGTGAATCTAAAATCACTGTCAACGCCAATGGATCTATCCAATTTAAATAA
- a CDS encoding diaminobutyrate--2-oxoglutarate transaminase, whose protein sequence is MSVTSVNPAATSTNEYYLTRQSQMESNVRSYPRKLPLAIAEAHGCWVTDVEGTKYLDCLAGAGTLALGHNHPAVIKSIQDTLASGLPLHTLDLTTPLKDAFTEALLEQLPGGQEEYCLQFCGPSGADGTEAAIKLAKTYTGRSTVISFSGGYHGMTHGALAMTGNLSAKNAVNGLMPGVQFMPYPHEYRCPLGIGGEAGVDALTYYFENFIEDVESGVTKPAAVILEAIQGEGGVVTAPVKWLQKIREVTERHNIVLILDEVQAGFARSGKMFAFEHAGIEPDVVVMSKAVGGSLPLAVLGIKRKFDAWQPAGHTGTFRGNQLAMGTGLATIKTIKEQNLAQNAQERGDFLQAELKKLAQEFPCIGNVRGRGLMIGIEIVDERKQADHMGSLPADSQLAAAIQTACFNNKLLLEKGGRSGTVIRLLCPLIITQEECEEAIARFKKAVAEALVAVRGA, encoded by the coding sequence ATGAGCGTTACTTCTGTAAATCCTGCTGCCACTTCCACAAACGAATACTACTTGACTCGCCAAAGTCAGATGGAATCGAATGTTCGTAGTTATCCACGTAAATTACCGTTAGCGATAGCGGAAGCACATGGTTGTTGGGTTACCGATGTTGAAGGTACAAAGTACCTCGATTGTTTAGCTGGGGCAGGAACATTGGCTTTAGGCCATAATCATCCTGCGGTGATTAAAAGTATTCAGGACACTTTAGCAAGTGGTCTTCCTCTGCATACTTTAGATTTAACAACGCCTTTAAAAGATGCTTTTACTGAAGCACTTCTTGAACAGCTTCCAGGTGGTCAAGAAGAATATTGCTTACAGTTCTGTGGTCCATCTGGTGCAGATGGTACAGAAGCAGCAATTAAATTAGCGAAAACCTATACAGGTCGTAGCACAGTCATCAGTTTTTCTGGTGGTTACCACGGGATGACCCACGGTGCATTGGCGATGACAGGTAACTTATCTGCTAAAAATGCGGTCAATGGCTTAATGCCAGGCGTACAATTTATGCCATATCCGCATGAATACCGTTGCCCATTAGGCATTGGCGGTGAAGCAGGTGTAGATGCCTTAACGTATTACTTCGAAAACTTCATTGAAGATGTCGAAAGTGGTGTAACTAAACCAGCTGCTGTAATTCTTGAAGCAATTCAAGGTGAAGGTGGTGTGGTGACTGCACCTGTAAAATGGTTGCAAAAAATCCGTGAAGTGACAGAGCGTCACAACATCGTATTGATTTTAGACGAAGTTCAAGCGGGCTTTGCGCGTTCAGGTAAAATGTTTGCCTTTGAGCATGCGGGTATCGAACCTGATGTCGTTGTGATGTCGAAAGCAGTGGGTGGTAGCCTACCATTGGCTGTATTAGGAATTAAACGTAAGTTTGATGCTTGGCAACCTGCAGGTCACACGGGTACTTTCCGTGGTAACCAACTTGCTATGGGTACTGGTCTTGCAACCATTAAAACCATTAAAGAACAAAATCTTGCTCAAAACGCACAAGAACGTGGTGATTTCTTACAAGCTGAATTGAAAAAATTAGCGCAAGAATTCCCATGTATTGGTAATGTTCGTGGTCGTGGTTTAATGATCGGTATTGAAATCGTAGATGAACGTAAGCAAGCGGATCACATGGGTTCTCTTCCTGCAGATTCGCAATTGGCTGCTGCAATCCAAACTGCTTGTTTCAACAATAAATTATTGCTTGAAAAAGGTGGTCGTAGCGGCACAGTGATTCGTCTGCTTTGCCCATTGATCATCACTCAAGAAGAATGTGAAGAAGCTATTGCACGCTTTAAGAAAGCTGTTGCAGAAGCCCTTGTTGCAGTTCGAGGCGCGTAA
- a CDS encoding pyridoxal phosphate-dependent decarboxylase family protein codes for MVDFAEHRKALLCNDAQSIADYESAMGEATKAVAAWLQNDKMYTGGSIKELRQAISFNPSKEGLGLHQSLERMVELFLNKSLKVHHPHSLAHLHCPTMVTSQIAEVLINATNQSMDSWDQSPAGSLMEVQLIDWLRQKVGYGAGQAGVFTSGGTQSNLMGVLLARDWCIAKNWKDENGNPWSVQRDGVPNEAMRNVKVICSENAHFSVQKNMAMMGMGFQSVVTVPVNENAQMDVDALEKTMAHLQAEGKIVACVVATAGTTDAGAIDPLKQIREITTKYGAWMHIDAAWGGALILSNDYRSMLDGIELSDSITLDFHKHYFQSISCGAFLLKDEANYRFMHYEAEYLNSAYDEEHGVPNLVSKSLQTTRRFDALKLWMTIENLGEELYGSMIDHGVKLTREVADYINATDGLEMLVDPQFASVLFRVIPEGYPVELLDSLNQNVADELFARGEANIGVTKVGNVQSLKMTTLSPVATLENVQNLLALVLAEADRIKDAIADGSYTPAID; via the coding sequence ATGGTAGATTTTGCAGAACATCGTAAAGCGTTACTCTGCAATGATGCTCAATCTATTGCTGACTATGAGTCAGCAATGGGTGAGGCGACCAAAGCGGTCGCAGCATGGTTGCAAAACGACAAAATGTATACAGGTGGTAGCATTAAAGAACTTCGCCAAGCGATTTCTTTTAACCCATCTAAAGAAGGTTTAGGTCTTCACCAATCGCTTGAGCGTATGGTTGAGTTATTCTTAAACAAAAGCTTAAAAGTACATCACCCACATTCTTTAGCACATTTGCATTGCCCAACCATGGTGACCAGTCAAATCGCTGAAGTGTTGATTAATGCAACGAACCAGTCGATGGACTCATGGGATCAAAGCCCTGCGGGTTCTTTGATGGAAGTTCAATTGATCGATTGGTTACGTCAAAAAGTGGGTTATGGTGCAGGTCAAGCAGGCGTGTTCACTTCTGGTGGTACACAATCTAACTTGATGGGCGTACTACTTGCTCGTGACTGGTGTATCGCAAAAAACTGGAAAGACGAAAACGGTAATCCGTGGTCGGTTCAGCGCGATGGCGTGCCAAATGAAGCAATGCGTAATGTCAAAGTCATTTGTTCTGAAAATGCGCATTTCTCTGTGCAAAAGAACATGGCAATGATGGGCATGGGTTTCCAATCAGTCGTGACAGTTCCTGTCAATGAAAATGCTCAGATGGATGTGGATGCACTGGAAAAAACCATGGCGCATTTGCAAGCTGAAGGCAAAATCGTGGCATGTGTGGTGGCAACTGCGGGCACAACCGATGCGGGTGCCATTGATCCACTGAAACAAATTCGTGAAATTACTACCAAATATGGCGCGTGGATGCATATCGATGCGGCATGGGGTGGTGCGTTGATTCTTTCAAATGACTACCGTTCAATGTTAGATGGTATTGAATTGTCAGATTCGATCACATTGGATTTCCATAAGCATTATTTCCAAAGCATTTCATGTGGTGCATTCTTGTTAAAAGATGAAGCGAACTATCGTTTCATGCACTACGAAGCTGAGTATTTAAACTCTGCTTATGATGAAGAGCATGGTGTTCCAAACTTAGTGTCTAAATCATTACAAACAACTCGTCGTTTTGATGCATTGAAATTGTGGATGACGATTGAGAACTTGGGTGAAGAGCTTTATGGTTCAATGATCGATCACGGTGTGAAACTTACACGTGAAGTTGCGGATTATATCAATGCAACAGACGGTCTAGAAATGTTGGTCGATCCACAATTTGCGTCTGTGTTGTTCCGTGTGATTCCTGAAGGTTATCCTGTGGAATTATTGGACTCTCTGAATCAAAACGTGGCAGATGAATTGTTTGCACGTGGTGAAGCCAATATTGGTGTGACCAAAGTGGGCAATGTTCAATCATTGAAAATGACCACTTTAAGTCCAGTGGCAACTTTAGAAAACGTACAGAATTTACTTGCTTTAGTGCTTGCAGAAGCTGATCGTATTAAAGATGCTATTGCGGATGGTAGTTATACGCCTGCAATTGATTAA
- a CDS encoding Lrp/AsnC family transcriptional regulator, whose product MDKFDWQIIQALQRNGRLTNQEIGDTIGLSASQCSRRRQILEQKGIILGYSARILPQALGINVMAMVHVNLSTHGAVSKQAFQDLIECEDQIQEAFSLSGDADYMLKVVAENLEQLSHFVTERLLSCDFIGHIKSYIVLKNFKEKNQIMMKSKFT is encoded by the coding sequence ATGGATAAGTTTGATTGGCAAATCATACAAGCATTACAACGCAATGGACGTTTAACCAATCAAGAAATTGGCGACACGATTGGATTATCAGCTTCACAATGTTCTAGACGTCGACAGATCTTAGAACAAAAAGGCATTATTTTAGGTTATAGCGCCCGAATTCTTCCACAAGCACTCGGAATAAACGTTATGGCAATGGTTCATGTTAATTTAAGTACGCATGGTGCTGTATCAAAACAGGCTTTTCAAGATTTAATTGAATGTGAAGATCAAATTCAGGAGGCTTTTTCTTTAAGTGGAGATGCAGACTATATGCTCAAGGTTGTTGCTGAAAATTTGGAACAACTTTCACATTTTGTCACAGAGCGTTTGTTGTCTTGTGACTTTATTGGACACATAAAGTCTTACATTGTTTTAAAAAATTTTAAAGAAAAGAATCAGATCATGATGAAATCTAAATTTACTTAA